A single genomic interval of Fusarium verticillioides 7600 chromosome 8, whole genome shotgun sequence harbors:
- a CDS encoding Ham1 family protein, translated as MTEINLITGNANKIADIKAILASSGITVRNQSLDLPEIQGSIEEITIAKCRAAAEMVGGPVVVDDTALCFNAMNGMPGPYIKFFLEALGPEKLHLLLAGFSDKSAEAVATIGYCKGPSHEPVLFQGRIDGTIVPARGVMRYGWQTCFRPDGMGLTLAEMPDEEKHRISHLGIALQKFTTWLTENKFSVDASMNDRNPQ; from the exons ATGACTGaaatcaacctcatcactgGCAATGCTAATAAGATAGCCGATATCAAGGCTATCCTCGCCTCCTCCGGAATTACCGTTCGCAATCAATCTCTTGATTTGCCTGAGATACAAGGATCGATCGAGGAAATCACAATCGCAAAATGTCGCGCAGCTGCAGAGATG GTCGGTGGTCCAGTCGTCGTGGATGATACAGCTCTTTGCTTCAATGCGATGAACGGCATGCCAGGCCCTTACATAAAATTCTTCCTCGAGGCCTTGGGACCGGAAAAGCTACATTTATTACTAGCTGGCTTCTCAGACAAAAGCGCTGAAGCAGTGGCGACGATAGGATACTGTAAAGGTCCTAGCCATGAGCCTGTGCTGTTTCAAGGACGAATTGATGGGACGATTGTACCAGCGAGAGGCGTGATGCGATATGGGTGGCAAACGTGCTTTCGACCTGACGGAATGGGTCTGACATTGGCGGAGATgccagatgaagagaagcataGGATATCACATCTGGGGATAGCTTTGCAGAAGTTTACTACGTGGCTGACTGAGAACAAGTTTTCCGTAGATGCCTCGATGAATGATAGAAACCCACAATAA